From a single Leptidea sinapis chromosome 19, ilLepSina1.1, whole genome shotgun sequence genomic region:
- the LOC126969938 gene encoding retinaldehyde-binding protein 1-like has product MATSVLQPECRRDSKLEIPESPRLTDDERLAILEAKERETGDLPPELRERARQEIREEPALREEALTQMRHFIEKHPAIRKCRTDAPFLLRFLRTKKYSIPQACSMLERYLTIRQMYPQWFQKLDPLDPKIAAVIDAGYLVPLPKRDSEGRRIVLSCMGRFDPYVYDSCVMARVHSMIVELLLDEPRSQLLGYTHVNDEAGMQMPHVSLWSLSDVRIMLNCIQNSTPMRHKRTHFVNIPQYGIKFFEFAISLLSDKLKDRVMFHRTTDDLRKYVDASILPKEYGGTVPLKDMIEELKRKLLKHREDLLALDDLCIDLHALGKNDLTQDIHSTAGSFRKLELD; this is encoded by the exons ATGGCGACATCGGTCTTGCAGCCTGAGTGTAGACGTGACTCTAAACTCGAGATACCCGAGTCTCCGCGGCTCACGGATGACGAACGTCTGGCCATCCTGGAGGCCAAGGAGAGAGAGACTGGTGACCTTCCTCCGGAACTACGGGAGCGAGCCAGGCAGGAGATACGGGAAGAGCCAGCTCTACGGGAGGAGGCTTTGACTCAGATGCGGCATTTTATTGAAAAGCATCCGGCTATTAGGAAGTGTAGGACAG ACGCGCCGTTTTTGCTACGCTTCCTTCGTACCAAGAAGTATTCAATACCACAAGCCTGTTCCATGCTGGAAAGATACCTCACCATCCGGCAGATGTACCCCCAATGGTTCCAGAAGCTGGACCCCTTGGACCCGAAGATAGCTGCTGTCATCGACGCGGGATATCTTGTGCCGTTGCCTAAACGAGACTCCGAGGGAAGACGCATTGTTCTATCGTGCATGG GTCGCTTCGATCCCTACGTATATGATAGCTGCGTCATGGCCCGGGTTCACTCGATGATAGTGGAGCTGCTACTCGATGAGCCCCGTTCCCAGCTCCTGGGCTACACCCATGTCAACGATGAAGCGGGCATGCAGATGCCCCACGTGTCGCTATGGTCTCTTAGCGATGTACGAATTATGCTCAACTGTATTCAG AATTCAACACCAATGCGACACAAGCGCACCCATTTCGTGAACATCCCGCAGTACGGAATCAAATTCTTCGAGTTTGCTATTTCTTTGCTCAGCGACAAATTAAAGGATCGTGTTatg tttcatCGCACAACAGATGACCTAAGAAAATATGTTGACGCTTCGATTTTACCGAAAGAGTATGGCGGTACCGTGCCATTGAAAGACATGATCGAAGAGCTGAAACGAAAACTTTTGAAGCACAGAGAAGATCTGTTAGCGCTAGATGATCTGTGCATTGATTTGCACGCTCTCGGAAAGAACGACTTAACTCAAGACATACATTCAACAGCTGGCTCATTTAGGAAACTGGAATTAGATTAG